A region of Candidatus Methylacidiphilales bacterium DNA encodes the following proteins:
- a CDS encoding glycosyl hydrolase, whose protein sequence is MITRRTFIGLSTAAAALTTTTGFSQETVPVYLQSGSKKKGFCTTAGDSPGWAEKLTSLHAKWFYTWAGFVPDDAPKGMAFVPMIRSRHSKPEMVAKIRESFAGHDIKEVLGFNEPDTKHQDGLTVEQALDLWPMYMETGLRIGSPACVHPDKQWMIDFMAGVEERKLRVDFVCIHSYGGPNPEAFLNRLEKVHEMFNRPLWITEFAVGDWNAKTVEENKHDPKTVLRFMDKVLPKLDRLDFLERYSWFSASADSPPVGTSALFDLEGKLTELGQCYRDA, encoded by the coding sequence ATGATCACGCGCCGCACATTCATCGGTCTCTCGACCGCCGCCGCAGCGCTGACGACCACCACCGGATTTTCCCAAGAGACCGTCCCGGTTTATCTCCAGTCGGGCTCGAAGAAAAAAGGCTTCTGCACCACGGCGGGCGACAGTCCCGGTTGGGCCGAGAAACTCACCAGCCTTCATGCCAAATGGTTCTACACTTGGGCCGGGTTTGTCCCTGACGACGCCCCCAAGGGCATGGCCTTCGTGCCCATGATCCGCAGTCGGCACTCGAAACCAGAAATGGTGGCCAAAATCAGGGAAAGTTTTGCCGGGCACGACATCAAAGAAGTGCTCGGATTCAACGAGCCCGACACCAAACACCAAGATGGTCTCACCGTGGAACAGGCCCTCGACCTCTGGCCGATGTACATGGAAACCGGATTGCGCATCGGCAGTCCCGCCTGCGTTCACCCGGACAAGCAATGGATGATCGATTTCATGGCCGGGGTGGAGGAACGGAAACTCCGGGTGGACTTTGTCTGCATCCATTCGTATGGTGGTCCTAATCCAGAGGCCTTCCTCAACCGGCTGGAGAAAGTCCACGAGATGTTCAACCGCCCGCTCTGGATCACCGAGTTTGCCGTGGGTGACTGGAACGCCAAGACCGTCGAGGAGAACAAACACGACCCCAAGACGGTGCTGCGTTTCATGGACAAAGTCCTGCCCAAACTGGATCGCTTGGACTTCCTCGAACGTTACTCATGGTTTTCCGCCAGTGCGGACAGTCCTCCAGTCGGCACCAGCGCGCTTTTCGACCTGGAGGGAAAGCTGACAGAACTGGGCCAATGTTACCGCGACGCCTGA
- a CDS encoding sulfatase codes for MKKSLTIPCMLGMITLLVWVIPQKDHPPKPRPNIVFILCDDLGIHDLHCYGRAEHHTPHLDRLAAEGMRFTSAYASQAICSPSRAGLLTGLNPARLHMTTYLPGRPDAISQRVLQPEIMLNVPLSVKMLPRYFQANGYTTGLIGKWHVGDNPGPAEHGFDFVYHPGDGKNTTPSKIEGGKAEYELTRETIKFIESNKNRPFVAYLSHYTPHISYTAKQELVEKNAQAFEPVYAALIETLDDTVGILLKRLEELGLAENTIVVFTSDNGGLHVPEGGHTRVTHNTPFRAGKGHTYEGGQRIPLIVRWPGHVPPGQVVDAPVNNVDWIPTLLELAGALQPPGLDGSSFAQGLTGGAFPQRKLFWHFPHYTNQGGRPSGVVRDGRWLLVEYYDEEKTELYDLSSDVGQKQDLAAREPARVAALKTSLAEWRAVNKVQINTPNPNFNEEAYRRLYVTVDSSTFDPKTASADDWNRMLEWRREMNRMAPMKPKKETGKIGPPSP; via the coding sequence ATGAAAAAATCCCTCACCATCCCATGTATGCTGGGGATGATCACCCTATTGGTGTGGGTCATCCCCCAAAAAGATCACCCTCCCAAGCCCCGGCCGAACATCGTTTTCATTCTTTGTGACGATCTGGGCATCCATGATCTGCATTGCTACGGACGAGCCGAGCACCATACGCCTCATCTGGACCGTTTGGCCGCAGAGGGTATGCGCTTCACATCCGCCTATGCCTCCCAGGCCATCTGTTCGCCCTCGCGCGCCGGGCTGCTCACCGGTCTCAATCCGGCCCGGCTGCACATGACCACTTATCTCCCCGGCCGCCCGGATGCGATTTCCCAGCGGGTCCTCCAACCGGAGATCATGTTGAACGTGCCGCTCTCGGTGAAGATGCTCCCGCGCTACTTCCAGGCCAATGGCTACACCACCGGTCTGATCGGAAAGTGGCATGTCGGCGATAATCCAGGGCCCGCCGAACATGGTTTCGATTTTGTTTACCACCCCGGCGATGGGAAAAATACCACCCCTTCCAAGATTGAGGGGGGCAAGGCGGAATACGAACTGACCCGAGAAACGATCAAGTTCATCGAGTCGAACAAGAATCGTCCCTTCGTGGCGTATCTGAGCCACTACACCCCTCACATTTCCTATACCGCCAAGCAGGAACTGGTGGAAAAAAATGCGCAGGCCTTCGAGCCGGTCTATGCGGCACTGATCGAGACCTTGGATGACACGGTGGGGATCTTGCTCAAGCGTCTGGAAGAACTGGGATTGGCGGAGAACACCATCGTGGTCTTCACTTCCGATAACGGAGGCCTCCACGTGCCCGAAGGCGGCCACACCCGCGTGACCCACAACACCCCCTTTCGGGCCGGCAAAGGTCATACATACGAGGGGGGGCAGCGGATTCCCTTGATCGTGCGTTGGCCGGGGCATGTGCCCCCGGGACAGGTGGTCGATGCCCCGGTCAACAATGTGGACTGGATTCCCACTTTGCTGGAATTGGCCGGTGCCCTCCAGCCCCCCGGTCTGGATGGCAGCAGCTTTGCCCAAGGACTCACCGGGGGAGCGTTTCCACAGCGAAAGCTCTTCTGGCATTTTCCCCATTACACCAACCAGGGGGGGCGCCCAAGCGGAGTCGTGCGCGATGGCCGATGGCTGCTGGTTGAATACTACGACGAAGAAAAAACGGAACTCTACGACCTGTCGTCCGATGTCGGACAAAAACAGGATCTCGCGGCCCGGGAACCCGCCCGGGTGGCAGCACTCAAAACTTCACTGGCGGAGTGGCGCGCGGTAAACAAGGTGCAGATCAATACGCCCAATCCAAATTTCAATGAAGAGGCCTACCGCAGGCTCTATGTCACCGTCGACTCCAGCACCTTCGATCCAAAGACCGCGAGTGCGGACGATTGGAACCGTATGCTGGAGTGGCGTCGTGAAATGAACCGCATGGCCCCGATGAAGCCGAAAAAAGAAACGGGAAAAATCGGGCCCCCCAGCCCCTAA
- the vccA gene encoding Verru_Chthon cassette protein A — protein MKPVARYSRSGAALVIVLGLLTILFALIVTFLSRMTVERSSSASFAASASTRQFADTAVQLVQASIRDAATQGTQVAWTSQPGMIRTFDNSGNLVKAYKLYSSSELITTAAAFTNSIDADIPPASWATDAASWTDLNAPVVVGTTTNYPILDPMAENSVQGFTLDPPAGATSVAGQMPVRWLYILQNGQLVAPTAAGNGSTATVVGASATNPIVGRVAFWTDDESTKVNINTSSEGTYWDTPRADTTQDRALANNQPVKNEFQRYPGHPAMTSLAPVFFATNSTSTPDLTEPEREAIYQITPRIVGGGSKAGTVPTSSTLASGELNPDEDRLYSSVDELIFAANRSSQPTDVNISRADIETRRFFLTANSRAPETTLFNTPRIAVWPLDTLPANRTPVDNLMAFCSTINGQLYSFQRSDPQSATADYTGIARNQELYTYLQNLTNRNIPGFGGGSFLAKYPVSGAASERDQILTEIFDYIRTTNTDDNFQTDAAKRFSTRGVMAARATRTQAGLGQVSPIRIGNTQGFGRFPLLSEIGIQFIATASSTNATSNNATLNKSLAGTALTANQTRVEARLLYEAFVPGQGFPRYRQAFTVRLLNVSGFSVNGTPLNFPSDDFDWWDYYVGGNLWGGKPWGGVLSVRSALARAIFPARGPYAADTSPVPTDDPYLRYPFLSVPITVNSSTGTMTFDGGSLTVELYSGFLSGFSGAVPVQTQTVTFPAATLPVPTLAGAVAGNYPTGTAETWWTFQRSGWKGTSSPAGRPNRQDGTQAQCDPGSSWTALGPAAPFLAVIDGTTGATSQGDVVRSMVPAHSDFRLLLRPGGVNFQKHPAYDSTSAMAHSFVEASKSLFAGGVTLRNGTAFAPDRLATGVDHNLDSPDVTIYNNRAAEGDWDSGVGRAPDGPYINKADEGNLGNTSGTDKDAYFSDVSSSTIDLAAAFFSANRQIPSAAMFGSLPTGLLQGNPYRTLLFRPQSGHFGWTSTPRDHLLLDLFWMPVAEPYAISEPFSTAGKINMNYEIMPFRSMIQRSTAMVAALRSERLSVIPTTLSLTYKAGPTQNTNTRLPLNIPNTLLQFEDKFARNDVFRSPSQICEIHMVPQGESVSAIPGSGGFQTTYDSWASNYWNTNRLTGDNVRERVYANLLGRMTTKSNTFTVHVRAQTLKKSIATTANVWDETRDKVTGEYRGSTLIERYINPNDTTIPDFATTWPTSTTDLGPSYKWRTVNSRQFAP, from the coding sequence ATGAAACCTGTCGCACGATACTCACGTTCCGGCGCGGCCCTGGTCATTGTCCTCGGCCTGCTGACCATCCTCTTTGCCTTGATCGTGACCTTTCTCAGCCGGATGACGGTCGAGCGATCCTCCTCCGCCAGCTTTGCCGCTTCCGCCTCCACCCGTCAATTCGCCGATACTGCGGTGCAGTTGGTTCAGGCCAGCATCCGCGATGCCGCCACCCAGGGGACCCAGGTCGCTTGGACCTCACAGCCCGGCATGATTCGCACCTTTGACAACTCGGGCAATCTCGTCAAAGCCTACAAGCTCTACTCCTCCTCGGAACTCATCACGACTGCCGCCGCCTTCACCAACAGCATCGACGCCGACATCCCTCCGGCCTCATGGGCCACCGACGCGGCTTCATGGACCGACCTCAACGCACCCGTCGTGGTGGGCACGACGACCAACTACCCGATTCTCGACCCCATGGCCGAGAACAGTGTGCAAGGCTTCACCCTCGATCCCCCTGCAGGAGCGACCTCGGTGGCTGGCCAGATGCCCGTGCGCTGGCTCTACATTTTGCAAAACGGCCAGTTGGTGGCCCCGACAGCCGCGGGAAATGGCTCCACTGCCACTGTCGTGGGCGCCAGCGCCACCAACCCCATCGTCGGGCGCGTGGCTTTCTGGACCGATGACGAATCGACCAAGGTCAACATCAACACCTCCAGCGAAGGCACCTATTGGGACACCCCCCGTGCCGACACGACCCAGGACCGGGCACTGGCCAACAACCAACCGGTCAAAAACGAGTTCCAGCGCTATCCCGGCCATCCCGCGATGACCTCCTTGGCTCCTGTCTTTTTTGCCACCAACAGCACATCCACACCGGACCTGACCGAGCCCGAGCGCGAGGCGATCTATCAAATCACCCCCCGAATCGTCGGCGGTGGATCGAAGGCGGGAACGGTTCCCACTTCGTCCACCCTCGCCAGCGGTGAATTGAATCCGGATGAGGACCGTCTCTACAGCTCGGTGGACGAATTGATCTTTGCCGCCAACCGCAGCAGTCAACCCACCGACGTCAATATCAGCCGCGCCGACATCGAAACGCGCCGTTTCTTCCTCACCGCGAATTCCCGTGCCCCCGAAACCACCCTCTTCAACACTCCTCGCATCGCCGTCTGGCCGCTTGACACCCTTCCTGCGAACCGCACCCCGGTGGACAACCTCATGGCCTTCTGTTCCACCATCAACGGGCAACTGTATTCCTTCCAGCGAAGCGACCCCCAGAGCGCCACGGCGGATTACACCGGAATCGCCCGAAACCAGGAACTTTACACCTACCTGCAAAACCTCACCAACCGCAACATCCCGGGATTCGGTGGCGGTTCTTTTCTGGCCAAATACCCGGTATCCGGCGCCGCATCGGAACGGGACCAGATTTTGACCGAGATTTTCGATTACATCCGCACGACCAACACCGACGACAACTTCCAGACAGACGCCGCCAAACGATTTTCAACCCGGGGAGTCATGGCCGCAAGGGCCACCAGAACCCAGGCGGGGCTGGGCCAAGTCAGCCCCATTCGCATCGGCAACACCCAGGGGTTTGGTCGCTTCCCGCTTCTTTCCGAAATCGGCATCCAGTTCATCGCTACCGCCAGCTCCACCAATGCCACCAGCAACAACGCCACGTTGAACAAATCACTGGCTGGCACGGCCCTGACCGCCAACCAGACGCGGGTCGAAGCCCGGCTCCTCTATGAAGCATTCGTCCCCGGACAGGGATTCCCCCGTTACCGGCAGGCCTTCACGGTCCGGCTGCTCAACGTGAGCGGTTTCAGTGTCAACGGCACACCACTCAATTTTCCCTCGGATGACTTCGACTGGTGGGATTATTACGTTGGCGGCAACCTTTGGGGGGGCAAGCCCTGGGGAGGGGTGCTCTCCGTGCGTTCGGCTCTGGCCCGGGCCATATTCCCCGCCCGGGGACCGTACGCCGCCGATACCTCCCCGGTCCCCACGGATGATCCTTATTTGCGCTATCCCTTCCTGAGTGTTCCCATCACCGTCAACTCCTCGACGGGCACCATGACCTTCGATGGCGGTTCGCTCACGGTAGAGCTTTACTCCGGCTTCCTTTCCGGTTTTTCCGGGGCCGTTCCCGTGCAAACACAGACAGTGACTTTCCCCGCCGCCACCCTGCCGGTTCCAACTCTGGCCGGTGCGGTTGCTGGAAACTATCCAACGGGCACCGCAGAGACTTGGTGGACCTTCCAGCGGAGCGGATGGAAAGGAACGAGCAGTCCCGCCGGTCGCCCCAACCGACAGGACGGCACCCAGGCCCAGTGCGATCCGGGCAGCAGTTGGACGGCCCTCGGACCGGCCGCCCCCTTCCTCGCCGTCATCGATGGCACCACCGGGGCCACCAGCCAAGGTGACGTCGTCCGATCGATGGTTCCCGCGCATTCCGACTTCCGCCTGCTCCTTCGACCCGGCGGCGTGAATTTCCAAAAACACCCCGCTTATGACTCGACGAGCGCCATGGCCCACAGTTTTGTCGAGGCTTCCAAATCCCTCTTTGCCGGCGGGGTCACCTTGCGCAACGGCACCGCCTTTGCCCCGGACCGTCTGGCCACCGGAGTGGATCACAACCTGGATTCACCCGATGTGACGATCTACAATAATCGTGCCGCCGAGGGCGACTGGGACAGCGGTGTGGGTCGCGCTCCCGACGGTCCCTACATCAATAAGGCGGATGAGGGCAACTTGGGAAACACCAGCGGGACGGACAAGGATGCCTACTTCTCAGACGTATCCAGCTCGACCATTGATCTGGCCGCAGCCTTTTTCTCGGCCAACCGCCAGATCCCCTCGGCCGCCATGTTCGGCTCCCTTCCCACGGGCCTCCTGCAGGGTAACCCCTATCGCACCCTGCTTTTCCGACCCCAGTCCGGGCACTTCGGCTGGACCAGCACCCCGCGCGATCACCTCCTCCTTGACCTCTTCTGGATGCCGGTGGCGGAACCTTATGCCATCAGCGAACCCTTTTCCACCGCCGGCAAGATCAACATGAACTACGAAATCATGCCCTTCCGCTCCATGATCCAACGCTCCACTGCGATGGTGGCCGCCCTGCGCAGCGAACGACTCTCCGTCATCCCAACCACCCTCAGTCTGACTTACAAGGCGGGCCCCACGCAAAACACCAACACCCGCTTGCCCCTGAACATCCCCAACACCCTCCTGCAATTCGAGGACAAATTCGCCCGCAATGATGTCTTCCGCTCCCCCTCTCAAATCTGCGAAATCCATATGGTCCCGCAGGGGGAATCGGTCTCGGCCATCCCGGGTTCTGGCGGATTCCAGACCACCTATGATTCCTGGGCTTCCAACTATTGGAATACCAACCGCCTCACCGGCGACAACGTACGCGAGCGGGTTTACGCCAACCTCCTCGGCCGCATGACCACCAAGTCCAACACCTTCACCGTCCATGTCAGGGCGCAAACGCTGAAAAAATCAATTGCCACCACGGCCAACGTCTGGGATGAAACCCGTGACAAAGTCACTGGCGAATACCGCGGCTCCACGCTCATCGAGCGCTACATCAACCCGAACGACACCACCATTCCCGATTTTGCCACCACTTGGCCCACCAGCACCACCGACCTCGGCCCCTCCTACAAGTGGCGAACGGTCAATAGTCGCCAATTTGCCCCTTGA
- the vccD gene encoding Verru_Chthon cassette protein D, which yields MKPNPQARAAAFSLIELLVVLAIIAIIVPLSVPAVSSIQRGLGITSGGQMLSDAFVTARQEASVKNRSVEVRIIQTGTPPSFRALQNWIADDRGTMSPLGKVVILPKGTVISSNTSLSPLLAAYPGNATATFGALGNCSYSVLRIRAGGQPDPSITSNNNFVTVHATTDTAIPPVNYFTVRLNPVTGRVTLFRP from the coding sequence ATGAAACCGAACCCTCAGGCTCGTGCAGCCGCCTTCTCCCTGATCGAATTACTCGTCGTGCTGGCCATCATCGCCATCATCGTCCCACTCTCCGTTCCCGCCGTGAGCAGCATCCAGCGCGGCCTCGGGATCACCAGTGGGGGGCAGATGCTCAGTGACGCCTTTGTCACGGCGCGCCAGGAAGCCTCCGTCAAAAACCGGAGCGTTGAGGTGCGGATCATCCAGACCGGAACACCGCCTTCATTCCGGGCATTGCAAAATTGGATCGCCGATGATCGCGGCACCATGAGTCCTCTGGGCAAAGTCGTGATCCTTCCCAAAGGGACGGTCATCTCCTCCAACACCAGTCTCTCCCCCCTCTTGGCGGCCTATCCGGGTAATGCCACGGCCACCTTCGGTGCCCTGGGCAACTGCTCCTACTCCGTCTTGCGTATCCGAGCCGGCGGACAGCCCGATCCCAGCATCACCTCGAACAATAACTTCGTCACCGTGCACGCCACCACCGATACCGCCATTCCTCCGGTCAATTATTTTACCGTCCGACTCAACCCGGTCACCGGGCGCGTGACGCTCTTCCGGCCATGA
- a CDS encoding prepilin-type N-terminal cleavage/methylation domain-containing protein yields MQNAVKRRIGQCRSEASAFTLVEMMVAVTVLVLLLTMLLGVISQTSKVTRWASEKVSAFQGARAAFDLMVRNVSQATLNAYWDYDQLPSPTRYLRKSELHFLVGQAGVAPFPGTVNSGHVLFFQAPSGVTHDLTNYGGLETLLNAIGYYVEYRARETLPPPFPAQTPVYRYFLMQAVQPSEELKVYDHATGDTWIQDVADTAAPIAENVICLIVWPRRSPEDDPAGLALTTNYAYDSRLNVSSNPQPQTANQLPPTVQLTIVALDETSAARLCLNATPPGEISNTLTNLFLDPAKYAADLTTLESSLSANNIKFRTFNMTVPIRESKME; encoded by the coding sequence GTGCAGAACGCAGTAAAACGCAGAATCGGCCAGTGCCGTTCCGAGGCCTCCGCCTTCACGCTCGTGGAAATGATGGTGGCGGTGACGGTGCTGGTCCTACTCTTGACCATGCTCTTGGGGGTGATATCCCAAACCAGCAAGGTCACCCGATGGGCCTCTGAAAAAGTATCCGCCTTTCAAGGGGCCCGGGCCGCCTTCGACCTCATGGTCCGAAATGTCAGCCAGGCTACCCTGAACGCCTACTGGGACTACGACCAACTGCCCTCTCCCACCCGCTATTTGCGCAAATCCGAATTGCACTTTCTTGTTGGCCAGGCAGGCGTTGCCCCTTTTCCCGGCACTGTGAACAGCGGCCATGTCTTGTTTTTCCAGGCTCCTTCGGGTGTGACGCACGATCTCACCAACTACGGTGGTCTGGAAACACTGCTCAATGCCATAGGCTACTATGTCGAATACCGGGCCCGGGAAACCCTGCCCCCCCCGTTTCCTGCACAAACGCCGGTTTACCGCTACTTCCTCATGCAGGCCGTCCAACCCTCCGAAGAACTCAAGGTCTATGACCATGCCACCGGCGACACCTGGATACAGGATGTGGCCGACACCGCCGCTCCCATTGCCGAGAACGTCATCTGTCTCATTGTTTGGCCCCGCCGTTCGCCCGAGGACGACCCTGCGGGACTCGCTCTGACGACCAATTACGCTTACGACTCGCGACTCAACGTCAGCTCGAACCCGCAGCCCCAAACCGCCAATCAACTCCCGCCCACGGTGCAGTTGACCATCGTGGCCCTGGATGAAACTTCTGCCGCCCGCTTGTGTCTGAACGCCACCCCGCCGGGAGAAATCTCCAATACCCTCACGAACCTTTTTCTCGACCCGGCGAAATACGCTGCCGACCTGACCACCTTGGAGAGTAGCCTATCCGCCAATAATATCAAATTCCGGACCTTCAATATGACGGTTCCCATTCGGGAATCCAAAATGGAATGA
- the vccB gene encoding Verru_Chthon cassette protein B yields the protein MAKSQKKSSERVLLFLGFQRNSRGFSLVEVTMALALVSFAGVVALGLLPTGLTTLRDSMNQTVEAQILQSIASQAVISKFDQLAANNLYFDDEGLPVTSASGAFFTVNMTTDQATFPGSANAVDLAQSLVNLKITIQSRKSPSAPSSTAKTKIYSLQVANSGK from the coding sequence ATGGCCAAATCCCAAAAGAAAAGCAGTGAGAGAGTGCTCCTATTTTTAGGGTTCCAGCGAAATTCTCGGGGTTTTTCACTCGTCGAAGTCACGATGGCCCTGGCCCTGGTCAGCTTTGCCGGGGTGGTGGCGCTTGGCCTCCTGCCGACGGGATTGACCACCTTGCGGGACTCGATGAATCAAACGGTCGAAGCGCAGATTCTACAGTCCATCGCCAGCCAGGCGGTGATCTCTAAATTCGACCAGCTCGCCGCGAATAACCTGTACTTCGACGACGAAGGTCTGCCGGTGACCAGTGCCAGCGGGGCCTTTTTCACCGTGAACATGACGACAGATCAGGCCACGTTCCCCGGGAGCGCAAATGCCGTCGATCTTGCGCAATCACTGGTAAATCTGAAAATCACCATTCAATCGCGCAAGAGTCCATCCGCTCCCAGCTCTACTGCCAAAACAAAAATTTACAGCCTGCAAGTCGCCAACTCGGGCAAGTAG
- a CDS encoding autotransporter-associated beta strand repeat-containing protein: MKNSSNALMRQVNAAVIVSAVFAFSSTLQAQTWDGGGLTDASWGNATNWTGDTLPTFNAATDVTFSTNAGLSGNTTWLGVGRTIRSITFGADVDGTFALSLSANATSTADARLTFGNATNQAFIDVLAGSTANITIGNPLSLGFSGSPANSFQLGSNLIINHNGSGVLTFNRPISTTSSFSFTKNGTGTFQIFNNSGITGSLNVNQGTFIAGFSGSANEIVNYSAVNLNGGTLQFATTGTNKVYGNSTTGSANWTVTGNSTLAYNNNSTTSNAAGALAGNGTLNLNGNLTVQNISSNQSLTNRFDISRNITGTGNLVVNGYNYITSNSTDFSLGRLEIGGNNTLWSGDAIIRQGSLSVYGNSTLGQVNLGTGKIVFGETGNSAGAALLLSPAAGSGNKQFVNDIIVRAGGFRTIRGGSDHTYTFTGNVSLEGDLNIHNGLFFTDKNMIFSGNITGVGGVNITESGNPGFVRFSGTNNTYSGATTIGTNATLNINSATGQAIGDSSAVSFTGANSLLQFNSANETIGSLASSGTDGAVNLGSRTLTTGGNNQSTSYGGSISGTGGLTKLGNGTFTLAGNNTYTGTTTVSAGTLLIASTATFSSTNVTIATGATFDASALSGGLTLASGSRIGGDGSFTGNLTLASGANLIFTPGSVFDVNGVVNLANDFSISSLVNADGSAIDWSLVTPGTYTLLGTTTSDFSNITNFGLANAVTLPGGGGNTAYFKNGSLDLVVVPEPSTYALLAGGLGMLAFLRSRARSGKNKS, encoded by the coding sequence ATGAAAAACTCATCCAACGCCCTGATGCGTCAGGTTAACGCTGCAGTCATCGTTTCGGCAGTTTTCGCGTTTTCATCCACCCTCCAAGCCCAAACTTGGGATGGTGGCGGCTTGACTGATGCCTCATGGGGTAATGCCACCAACTGGACTGGCGATACCCTTCCGACGTTCAACGCGGCAACTGATGTCACCTTCAGCACCAATGCAGGTCTTAGTGGCAACACCACTTGGCTTGGTGTGGGTCGTACGATTCGTTCTATCACCTTTGGGGCTGATGTGGACGGCACATTCGCCTTGAGCCTCTCCGCGAACGCAACGTCCACTGCGGACGCCCGTCTGACTTTTGGCAATGCGACCAACCAAGCGTTCATTGACGTCTTGGCTGGATCGACTGCGAACATCACTATTGGTAACCCGTTGAGCCTGGGTTTTTCGGGGAGTCCGGCTAATTCATTCCAACTCGGCAGTAATTTGATCATAAACCACAATGGATCGGGGGTTTTGACATTTAACCGCCCGATATCGACGACAAGTAGTTTTAGCTTCACCAAGAATGGCACCGGCACGTTTCAGATTTTCAACAACAGCGGCATCACGGGCTCCCTCAATGTCAACCAGGGAACATTCATTGCGGGTTTCAGTGGAAGCGCCAATGAAATTGTCAATTACTCTGCTGTGAACTTGAACGGAGGCACGCTTCAGTTCGCCACAACCGGAACTAATAAAGTCTACGGCAACTCGACGACGGGAAGCGCGAACTGGACGGTTACCGGAAACAGTACACTGGCTTACAACAACAATTCAACCACAAGCAATGCCGCTGGCGCGCTCGCCGGGAATGGCACCCTGAACTTGAATGGAAATCTGACGGTCCAAAACATATCCAGCAACCAATCACTGACGAATCGCTTCGACATATCTCGTAATATCACAGGCACGGGGAACTTGGTTGTGAATGGCTACAATTATATCACCAGCAACTCGACCGATTTTTCGTTGGGACGACTTGAGATCGGCGGCAACAACACCTTGTGGTCTGGGGACGCGATCATTCGTCAAGGGTCACTCAGTGTCTATGGCAACTCTACCCTGGGGCAGGTCAACCTTGGAACCGGTAAAATTGTTTTTGGGGAAACCGGAAATTCAGCAGGTGCCGCGCTCCTGCTCTCGCCTGCCGCAGGGTCAGGGAACAAGCAATTCGTCAACGACATCATTGTGCGTGCAGGTGGCTTCCGCACGATCCGGGGAGGTAGCGATCACACCTACACCTTCACGGGCAATGTTTCGCTTGAAGGGGATTTGAATATCCACAACGGACTTTTCTTTACGGACAAGAATATGATATTCAGTGGAAACATCACGGGCGTTGGCGGAGTCAACATCACCGAGTCGGGAAATCCAGGCTTCGTTCGTTTCTCAGGGACCAACAACACCTACTCGGGGGCCACCACCATTGGCACCAATGCCACTCTCAACATCAACAGTGCCACAGGACAAGCCATCGGAGACAGTTCCGCGGTCAGCTTTACCGGTGCTAATTCACTCCTTCAATTCAACAGTGCAAACGAAACCATTGGTTCGCTCGCATCTTCTGGCACGGATGGAGCTGTTAATCTGGGTAGCAGAACCCTCACCACCGGTGGAAATAACCAGTCCACGAGCTATGGCGGTTCCATCAGCGGCACGGGCGGCCTGACCAAGCTCGGCAATGGCACCTTCACCCTGGCTGGCAACAACACATACACCGGCACCACCACGGTCAGCGCAGGCACGCTCCTCATCGCCTCCACGGCCACCTTCAGCAGCACGAACGTGACGATTGCCACCGGAGCGACCTTTGATGCCTCCGCTTTATCGGGTGGATTGACCCTCGCCTCTGGCAGCCGTATCGGCGGCGACGGTTCCTTCACCGGAAATTTGACCCTGGCCTCGGGGGCCAACCTGATCTTCACGCCCGGCTCGGTCTTTGATGTGAATGGTGTGGTGAACTTGGCGAACGACTTCAGCATCTCCAGCTTGGTGAATGCCGACGGGAGTGCGATCGATTGGTCGCTCGTCACACCCGGCACCTACACCCTGCTTGGAACGACCACGAGTGATTTCAGCAACATCACGAACTTCGGCCTGGCTAATGCGGTTACCCTGCCGGGAGGCGGAGGCAACACCGCCTATTTCAAAAATGGAAGTCTCGACCTGGTCGTGGTTCCCGAGCCTTCCACCTATGCCCTATTGGCCGGGGGTCTGGGTATGCTCGCCTTCCTTCGCAGTCGCGCGCGCTCTGGAAAAAACAAATCCTGA